The following is a genomic window from Euzebya rosea.
TCGACGCCGACCGACGGCGAGTGCAGGCCACCGAGGTCGCTGCGCTCCACCAGGTCATGGAGGGTGTGGCCGCTGCCACCACGGCCCAGGAGGTGGCCGCGACGGCAGTGCAGGTCATGGTGGACGCCTTCGGCTGGACCGCGGGGATGGTGGTCCGCGACCCGGGATACGACGACGTCGTCGAGGCCACTGCTCCCGTGGTCGGGAGCGTGGTGGTCCTCGCCGAGCGCGGCACCGCCGACATCGACGCCGACGCACTCCACGCGGTCGTGGCCGGTGGCCAGGGCCTCCGAGGCGAACGTGCGGGCGAGACGCTGCCGGGTGACCTCGTGCACGGCCTCGTCTGGCCGCTGCACGGGCCGACCAACACGAGGTTGGTGATGGTCAGCACCGACGCCAACGACCTGCCCGAGGGCATGGGCACCCTGCTGGCCTCGACGGCGCAGATCGCGTCCTTGGTGCGCGCCGGCCTGGAGCGGATCGAGCATGCCGCGCGCGAACGCCGGGCACACGAGGCGGAGCGGGCCAACCGCGCCAAGTCCGAGTTCGTCTCGCGGATGAGCCACGAGCTGCGGACGCCCCTGAACGCCGTCCTGGGCTTCGCACAGCTCCTCGAGCTCGAGCCGCTGGCCGACGACGCCCGGGACTCCCTCCAGCAGATCCGCGCGGCCGGCCAGCACCTGCTCGGGCTGGTCGACGAGGTGCTCGACATCTCCCGCATCGAGGCCGGGTACCTGCCGCTGACGGCCGAGTCGCTCGACGTGCGAGAGGTCGTCCAGCAGTGCTGCTCGCTGGTGGCGCCCGCAGCGGAGGCCAACGAGGTCACGTTCCTGGTCGAGCCGTCCGAGGGATCCGGTCCGTGGGTCAGGGCCGACCGGCAGCGGATGACCCAGATCCTGCTGAACCTGCTGTCCAACGGGGTGAAGTACAACCGGGTCGGCGGCCGGGTCGTCATCCGGCTCGAGCAGGAATCAGACGATGTCGTCGTGCGGGTACGGGACACCGGGGTTGGCATCCCCGCCAACCGCATGGCCCAGCTGTTCATGCCGTTCGAACGGCTCGGCGCCGAGGTGTCGGGGGTGGAGGGCACGGGTC
Proteins encoded in this region:
- a CDS encoding ATP-binding protein, yielding MTSPPASPLLDLLDHIDRAVSVDAVLAGLAAVLTTVPGVRGVTRWPVPAVHGQRDLVALPTRIQQVLASEASVTEHPGHGTVLAVGAGGRPVGILDLTVDNDGPPSIELLEGLTRTAGVACERLLDADRRRVQATEVAALHQVMEGVAAATTAQEVAATAVQVMVDAFGWTAGMVVRDPGYDDVVEATAPVVGSVVVLAERGTADIDADALHAVVAGGQGLRGERAGETLPGDLVHGLVWPLHGPTNTRLVMVSTDANDLPEGMGTLLASTAQIASLVRAGLERIEHAARERRAHEAERANRAKSEFVSRMSHELRTPLNAVLGFAQLLELEPLADDARDSLQQIRAAGQHLLGLVDEVLDISRIEAGYLPLTAESLDVREVVQQCCSLVAPAAEANEVTFLVEPSEGSGPWVRADRQRMTQILLNLLSNGVKYNRVGGRVVIRLEQESDDVVVRVRDTGVGIPANRMAQLFMPFERLGAEVSGVEGTGLGMALSRRLAEAMGGGLDATSTVGEGTEFRLVLPVGDPVLDLEDTHSGTARAAIGTGSAGTVLYVEDSRINAKLVERVLRRRPAVHLVHAPDGTRGLDWAVRDRPNLVLLDLGLPDLPGSEVLRRLREDPRTATIPVVVVSADATPDRVQVLREAGADDYLSKPFDIDSLLGVVDAHIGDRIPMD